A window from uncultured Anaeromusa sp. encodes these proteins:
- the flgA gene encoding flagellar basal body P-ring formation chaperone FlgA produces the protein MLEASEVANVAVGEVYRQADVQPGDDRVQVRVISLPERLEVPEGEVKLQVDLLYGLRYNAPTVARVVAMQDAQKVGQAILRLDVRRYQEVVVASRMLPGKTLLQPGDLKKLRLETGRLPDGFLVDPVKAIGMQLQRPLRSGDILMESMLVQPIIMRRGAAVTLQVRQGEMLVSVAGEALQDGSVGQRIRVKNLLSKRIVTAKVIDEATVEVTASRR, from the coding sequence ATGCTTGAAGCGAGTGAAGTGGCCAACGTAGCTGTGGGCGAAGTGTATCGCCAAGCGGATGTACAGCCGGGCGATGATCGCGTACAGGTACGTGTGATTTCTTTGCCGGAACGGTTGGAAGTTCCTGAAGGCGAAGTGAAATTGCAGGTGGATTTGCTTTATGGTCTGCGCTATAATGCGCCAACGGTGGCGCGGGTAGTGGCCATGCAGGATGCGCAAAAAGTGGGGCAGGCTATTTTACGTTTGGACGTGCGGCGGTATCAAGAGGTTGTAGTGGCATCGCGTATGTTACCGGGAAAAACCTTGCTGCAGCCGGGGGATTTGAAGAAATTGCGTCTGGAAACGGGGCGCTTGCCGGACGGCTTTTTGGTAGATCCGGTTAAAGCTATAGGGATGCAGTTGCAACGGCCCTTGCGGAGCGGGGATATACTTATGGAGTCAATGTTAGTGCAGCCAATTATCATGAGGCGCGGGGCGGCTGTAACCCTTCAGGTGAGGCAGGGAGAGATGCTTGTCAGCGTTGCTGGAGAGGCTCTGCAGGATGGCAGTGTTGGGCAGCGGATACGTGTGAAAAACTTGTTGTCGAAGCGAATTGTGACAGCCAAAGTGATTGACGAGGCTACAGTGGAAGTAACTGCATCCAGGAGGTGA
- the flgG gene encoding flagellar basal-body rod protein FlgG produces the protein MMRALWTAGTGMRAQQSNLDVISNNLANVNTTGFKRQRAEFEDLMYQTERQPGMTSSGNNNMLPTGVQLGHGVRLTATARDFSQGNFQATSNAMDMVIEGDGFFQITMPDGTLAYTRNGAFKPDGNGNVVTSEGYLLEPAIQVPEGSTDFGVSRDGIVTITPAGQTTPQEIGQITIARFINNAGLKSIGKNLYTETVASGAPVVGNPGDNNSGTIVTNFVEMSNVQVVDEMVNMIVAQRAYEMNSKAVTTADSMLEVAAGLKR, from the coding sequence ATGATGAGGGCACTTTGGACGGCAGGTACGGGCATGCGGGCCCAGCAAAGCAATTTGGACGTAATCTCCAATAACTTGGCAAACGTGAACACCACTGGCTTTAAACGTCAACGGGCAGAGTTTGAGGATCTAATGTACCAAACCGAGCGTCAGCCGGGCATGACCAGCAGCGGGAATAACAACATGCTGCCTACTGGCGTCCAACTCGGTCATGGCGTGCGGTTAACAGCGACGGCGCGCGATTTCTCCCAAGGAAATTTTCAAGCGACAAGCAATGCGATGGACATGGTTATCGAGGGGGATGGCTTTTTTCAAATCACTATGCCGGACGGTACTTTGGCGTACACCCGTAATGGCGCGTTTAAACCGGACGGCAACGGCAATGTGGTGACCTCCGAAGGATATTTGCTGGAGCCTGCCATTCAAGTACCTGAAGGCTCCACTGATTTTGGCGTGTCTCGCGATGGGATTGTAACAATTACGCCGGCTGGTCAAACAACACCGCAGGAAATTGGTCAAATTACCATTGCGCGTTTTATCAATAATGCGGGTTTGAAGAGCATCGGCAAAAATCTCTATACGGAAACCGTTGCCTCTGGTGCGCCTGTGGTAGGAAATCCAGGAGACAATAATTCCGGTACGATAGTTACGAATTTTGTGGAGATGTCCAATGTTCAGGTTGTAGATGAAATGGTGAACATGATTGTGGCACAGCGTGCTTATGAGATGAATTCCAAAGCCGTGACCACTGCCGACTCCATGCTGGAAGTGGCTGCAGGCTTGAAGCGATAG
- the flgF gene encoding flagellar basal-body rod protein FlgF — protein MIRGIYAAASGMIAEGLRTDVTANNLANVNTTGFKKEIAVNKDFEKMLLWRINDGLETPQIGSVGAGAAVDQIVTDHSQGSTRSTQGSLDVAIAGDGFFVVQTPQGQRYTRAGSFEIGSDNHLVTKEGQAVLGTNGQPITIEGPGGASRINITSDGIVELNPIEAGGVPTEAGRLQVVSFADLKRLAKEGQNLFAAPGGDRPQPVATPNLQQGYLEMSNVNAVQEMVNLITGYRAYEIDSKAVQAEDSLLDKAVNEVGRS, from the coding sequence ATGATTCGAGGGATCTATGCGGCAGCATCCGGTATGATTGCGGAAGGGCTGCGTACAGATGTTACGGCGAATAACTTGGCTAATGTCAATACGACAGGCTTTAAAAAAGAAATTGCCGTCAATAAGGATTTTGAAAAAATGCTCTTATGGCGTATTAACGATGGCCTGGAGACGCCGCAAATCGGCTCTGTCGGCGCTGGAGCCGCAGTAGATCAGATTGTGACGGATCATAGCCAAGGCAGCACTCGCAGCACCCAGGGGTCGCTGGATGTAGCTATCGCAGGGGACGGCTTTTTTGTCGTTCAGACGCCGCAGGGGCAGCGGTACACGCGAGCGGGCTCTTTTGAGATTGGATCGGACAATCACTTGGTGACGAAGGAAGGACAGGCGGTATTAGGAACCAATGGTCAGCCGATCACCATTGAAGGCCCCGGAGGCGCCAGCCGTATCAATATTACCAGTGACGGCATAGTGGAGTTGAATCCTATCGAAGCTGGCGGTGTCCCGACAGAAGCAGGGCGGTTGCAAGTGGTTTCCTTTGCGGATTTGAAGCGGTTGGCTAAAGAAGGACAAAATCTTTTTGCGGCTCCCGGCGGTGACCGGCCGCAGCCGGTTGCGACGCCAAATTTGCAGCAGGGCTATTTGGAAATGTCTAACGTCAATGCCGTGCAGGAAATGGTGAATTTGATTACTGGCTATCGAGCTTATGAAATTGATTCCAAAGCCGTACAAGCGGAGGATTCTTTGTTAGATAAAGCGGTCAATGAAGTTGGTCGGTCGTAA
- a CDS encoding rod shape-determining protein has translation MFFGMSTDIGVDLGTANVLVYVKGKGIVLREPSVVAIDKDSNRVLAIGEEARRMLGRTPGNIVAIRPLREGVIADYDTTESMLRHFIRKVAGKSLFFKPRIMVCIPSGVTTVEKRAVLEAAMQAGARKTYLIEEPLAAALGAGLDIAEPCGAMVVDIGGGTTDVAVLSLGGIVVSESLRIGGDRFDESLVSFVKKEYKIMIGERTAEEMKVQIGTAFPNSRNETMEVRGRDLLSGLPKTVRITSEETREALAEPVALIVQCVKSVLENTPPELASDIMDRGIVMTGGGSLLHGLDRLIQEETGIPTYLAEDPLSCVALGTGKALESLENLEESLLTLNKNSVLQER, from the coding sequence ATGTTTTTTGGAATGTCTACCGATATCGGTGTTGATTTGGGAACAGCCAATGTGCTGGTATATGTAAAAGGAAAAGGAATTGTGCTGCGGGAGCCTTCCGTAGTAGCTATTGATAAGGACAGCAATCGGGTTTTGGCGATCGGCGAAGAAGCGCGCCGCATGCTGGGCCGTACGCCTGGAAATATTGTCGCTATCCGTCCTTTGCGGGAAGGCGTCATTGCCGATTATGACACGACCGAGAGCATGCTGCGTCATTTTATCCGTAAAGTAGCAGGCAAAAGCCTTTTCTTTAAACCGCGCATTATGGTTTGCATTCCTTCCGGCGTAACAACCGTGGAAAAACGTGCGGTATTGGAAGCGGCTATGCAGGCGGGGGCGAGAAAGACCTATCTGATTGAAGAACCCTTAGCGGCCGCTCTTGGAGCAGGTCTTGATATTGCTGAACCCTGTGGCGCTATGGTGGTGGATATTGGCGGCGGTACCACTGATGTGGCGGTTTTGAGCTTGGGCGGTATTGTTGTAAGCGAATCGTTGCGCATTGGCGGCGACCGTTTTGATGAGTCGCTGGTGAGCTTCGTGAAAAAAGAATATAAGATTATGATCGGCGAGCGTACCGCCGAAGAAATGAAAGTGCAGATTGGTACTGCATTTCCTAATAGCCGCAACGAGACTATGGAAGTACGCGGGCGGGATTTATTGTCTGGCTTGCCGAAAACGGTTCGGATTACCTCTGAGGAAACGAGAGAAGCCCTGGCGGAGCCGGTGGCGTTGATCGTACAGTGCGTGAAGTCGGTGCTGGAGAATACGCCGCCTGAGCTGGCTTCGGATATTATGGATCGGGGTATTGTCATGACTGGCGGCGGTTCGCTTTTACACGGCTTAGACCGCTTGATTCAAGAAGAAACCGGCATCCCCACGTATCTGGCGGAAGATCCGCTGTCTTGCGTGGCTTTGGGTACCGGGAAAGCGCTGGAGTCCTTGGAAAACTTAGAAGAGAGTCTGTTGACGTTAAATAAAAACAGCGTGTTGCAGGAACGATGA
- the murA gene encoding UDP-N-acetylglucosamine 1-carboxyvinyltransferase, which yields MEKLVIRGGNSLRGTVKVSGAKNAVLPLIAATLLGQTPSVIEEVPNLEDVRTFALVLERLGVPAHRDAEGRLAVDSTVIGNHDAPYELVRKMRASFLIMGPLLARLGKARISLPGGCAIGTRPIDLHLKGFEALGAQVEIGHGYVEATAPHGLKGARIYLDFPSVGATENILMAACMAEGQSILENPAHEPEIIDLANYLNMMGAKIRGAGTNVIKIEGVPALKGCTYTVIPDRIEAGTYMVAAAMTGGDVYVEGALTEHLKPVVAKLKEAGVGIEEDVNGIRVFSQGRVKAVDVKTLPYPGFPTDMQAQFMALLTVAEGTGMITETVFENRFMHVDELKRMGANIKIEGRSAIVEGTPCLTGCPVKATDLRAGAALVLAGLVADGQTEVGYLHHIDRGYEDLVGKLRSLGAQIDRVPS from the coding sequence ATGGAGAAACTGGTCATTCGCGGTGGCAATTCCTTGCGGGGCACAGTAAAGGTAAGCGGAGCAAAAAATGCAGTGCTGCCCTTGATTGCAGCTACCCTTTTAGGACAAACGCCGAGTGTTATTGAAGAAGTGCCAAACTTAGAGGATGTGCGGACCTTTGCATTGGTGTTGGAACGGTTAGGCGTTCCCGCGCATCGTGATGCAGAGGGACGGCTGGCAGTAGACAGTACGGTCATAGGAAATCATGATGCGCCGTATGAATTGGTGCGCAAGATGCGGGCGTCTTTTTTGATTATGGGACCGCTTTTAGCTCGCTTGGGCAAAGCTCGTATTTCATTGCCTGGCGGCTGCGCTATTGGCACGCGTCCGATCGATTTGCATTTAAAGGGGTTTGAAGCGCTGGGGGCGCAAGTGGAAATCGGACACGGTTATGTAGAAGCTACAGCACCTCATGGTTTGAAAGGTGCTAGAATTTACTTGGATTTTCCGAGTGTAGGTGCGACAGAAAATATTCTAATGGCTGCGTGTATGGCGGAAGGGCAGAGCATTTTAGAAAATCCGGCGCATGAGCCGGAAATTATCGACTTGGCCAACTATTTGAACATGATGGGCGCTAAGATTCGCGGTGCTGGAACGAATGTGATCAAAATTGAAGGAGTTCCGGCCTTGAAGGGGTGTACCTATACGGTAATCCCGGATCGTATTGAGGCGGGGACCTATATGGTAGCGGCTGCTATGACCGGTGGCGATGTGTATGTAGAAGGCGCGTTAACAGAGCATTTGAAACCAGTTGTGGCGAAACTGAAAGAAGCCGGCGTTGGTATTGAGGAAGATGTAAACGGAATTCGTGTTTTCAGTCAGGGGCGTGTAAAGGCTGTGGATGTAAAAACGTTGCCATACCCTGGCTTTCCTACGGATATGCAGGCGCAGTTCATGGCGCTGTTGACAGTGGCGGAAGGCACCGGCATGATTACCGAGACGGTTTTTGAAAATCGTTTTATGCATGTGGACGAATTGAAGCGGATGGGCGCTAATATTAAAATTGAGGGTCGTAGCGCCATTGTGGAAGGAACGCCTTGCTTGACGGGCTGCCCGGTTAAAGCGACCGATTTGCGCGCTGGCGCAGCCTTGGTGTTGGCGGGTCTGGTGGCGGACGGACAGACAGAAGTAGGCTACCTCCATCACATTGACCGCGGTTACGAGGATTTGGTAGGCAAGCTGCGCAGCCTGGGAGCGCAGATTGACCGCGTGCCTTCGTGA
- a CDS encoding F0F1 ATP synthase subunit epsilon — MAKTIRLEVVSPERLVFQEDVKMVIARTTGGDIGVLPGHAPLLAGLEIWPVRVMRESGEFAIAVCGGIIEVLPERITLLAQCAELPEEIDLERAEAAKERAVCRIRETGADIDHMRAELALKRAIMRIRTVQQKL, encoded by the coding sequence ATGGCGAAAACCATCCGCCTGGAAGTGGTCAGCCCCGAACGCTTGGTCTTTCAGGAAGATGTAAAGATGGTCATTGCTCGGACGACCGGCGGTGACATCGGTGTGCTTCCTGGCCATGCGCCGCTATTAGCCGGGCTCGAAATCTGGCCAGTACGCGTGATGCGCGAGAGCGGTGAGTTTGCCATTGCTGTTTGCGGCGGTATTATCGAAGTACTGCCTGAGCGTATTACGCTTCTGGCGCAGTGTGCGGAACTGCCGGAAGAAATTGATTTGGAACGGGCGGAAGCGGCTAAAGAACGGGCTGTCTGCCGAATCCGGGAAACCGGTGCCGATATCGATCATATGCGTGCTGAATTGGCTCTGAAACGGGCTATTATGCGCATTCGTACAGTACAGCAGAAATTATAA
- the atpD gene encoding F0F1 ATP synthase subunit beta, producing MNRGNVIQVIGPVVDIEFPPGQLPNIFNAIHIDGKSGSVDIHLTVEVMQHLGDNLVRCVAMSSTDGLTRGMQATDTGSPILVPVGEATLGRVFNVLGETVDNNPEEVKAADHWPIHRPAPSFEEQETSTQILETGIKVVDLIAPYSRGGKIGLFGGAGVGKTVLIMELIRNIATEHGGYSVFAGVGERTREGNDLWMEMRESGVIEKTALVYGQMNEPPGARMRVGLTGLTMAEYFRDVGGQNVLLFVDNIFRFIQAGSEVSALLGRMPSAVGYQPTLANDVGALQERITSTKKGSITSVQAVYVPADDLTDPAPAATFAHLDATTVLSRQIAELGIYPAVDPLDSTSRIVDPHIIGEEHYQVARGVQEILQRYKELQDIIAILGMEELSEDDKLIVSRARKIQRFLSQPFFVAETFTGSPGKYVPLKETIRGFKEILSGKYDELPEGAFYMVGTIEEVVEKAKKMKGE from the coding sequence GTGAATAGAGGAAATGTCATTCAAGTCATCGGCCCTGTGGTGGATATTGAATTTCCCCCGGGACAACTGCCGAATATTTTCAATGCGATTCATATCGACGGCAAAAGCGGTAGCGTCGATATTCACTTGACCGTAGAAGTCATGCAGCATTTGGGCGATAATCTGGTCCGGTGCGTAGCCATGTCTTCTACAGATGGTCTGACTCGTGGCATGCAGGCGACCGACACAGGCAGCCCGATTTTGGTGCCTGTAGGCGAAGCTACGCTGGGGCGGGTTTTCAATGTATTGGGCGAGACGGTGGACAACAATCCTGAAGAGGTTAAAGCAGCGGATCATTGGCCGATTCATCGTCCGGCGCCATCGTTTGAAGAGCAGGAAACTTCAACGCAGATTCTGGAAACTGGCATTAAAGTTGTCGATTTGATTGCTCCTTATTCCCGCGGCGGCAAGATTGGTCTGTTCGGCGGCGCTGGCGTGGGCAAGACGGTATTGATCATGGAACTCATTCGCAACATCGCTACTGAGCATGGCGGTTATTCTGTTTTTGCCGGCGTGGGCGAACGGACGCGTGAGGGCAATGATTTGTGGATGGAAATGCGTGAGTCCGGCGTTATTGAAAAAACAGCGTTGGTTTACGGACAGATGAACGAACCGCCGGGAGCGCGTATGCGCGTTGGCTTGACCGGTTTAACTATGGCGGAGTATTTCCGTGATGTTGGCGGCCAGAACGTGCTGCTTTTCGTTGATAATATTTTCCGCTTTATCCAGGCGGGTTCGGAAGTATCCGCCCTTTTGGGACGCATGCCTTCGGCCGTTGGTTACCAGCCTACGTTGGCCAATGATGTCGGGGCTTTGCAGGAACGCATTACATCGACCAAGAAAGGGTCTATTACGTCCGTGCAGGCTGTATATGTACCTGCAGATGATTTGACAGACCCGGCGCCGGCGGCTACTTTCGCTCATTTGGATGCGACGACGGTGTTATCGCGGCAAATTGCCGAGCTTGGCATTTATCCGGCAGTGGATCCTCTTGACTCGACATCGCGTATCGTCGATCCTCATATTATCGGCGAGGAGCATTACCAAGTGGCCCGCGGCGTGCAGGAGATTCTGCAGCGGTATAAAGAGCTTCAGGACATCATCGCCATTTTGGGGATGGAAGAATTGTCGGAAGATGATAAGCTGATTGTTTCCAGGGCTCGGAAAATCCAGCGTTTCCTCAGCCAGCCGTTCTTTGTGGCAGAGACTTTCACTGGATCTCCGGGGAAATATGTACCTCTCAAAGAAACGATTCGCGGCTTTAAGGAGATCCTCAGCGGCAAGTATGACGAGTTGCCGGAAGGAGCTTTCTACATGGTAGGCACCATTGAAGAAGTGGTGGAAAAAGCCAAGAAGATGAAAGGGGAGTAA
- the atpG gene encoding ATP synthase F1 subunit gamma, translating into MASTQDIRRRIKSVRSIEQITKAMKMVAAARLRKAQERAYASQPFTEKILEVLGTVANSRLDVTHPLLAKREIKKTAYLILSADKGLAGAYSSNLMKEALAAMEGKPKEEIAIIAVGRKAKEYFSRRSYQIEREYLGFSERPTYEHATRIAAEVSADFTAGLYDEVYLVYTYFRSPINQHPTHLKLLPAQAPQAAEEAARDFIFEPSAESVLTVLLPRYLETVIYGGLMQAAASELGSRMTAMGSATDNAEELIHKLVLNYNKVRQATITREISEIVGGAEALK; encoded by the coding sequence ATGGCTAGTACACAAGACATTCGGCGCAGAATAAAAAGCGTACGGAGCATCGAACAAATCACCAAAGCCATGAAGATGGTGGCGGCGGCGCGGTTGCGCAAAGCCCAGGAACGGGCGTACGCTAGTCAGCCTTTTACGGAAAAGATTCTAGAAGTGCTTGGCACGGTAGCGAACAGCCGCCTGGATGTAACGCATCCGTTGCTGGCGAAGCGGGAAATTAAAAAGACGGCCTATCTTATCCTTAGCGCTGATAAAGGTTTGGCAGGCGCCTATTCGTCCAATTTGATGAAAGAGGCGCTGGCGGCCATGGAAGGAAAGCCTAAAGAAGAGATTGCCATAATTGCCGTAGGCCGCAAGGCTAAAGAATATTTTTCTCGCAGAAGCTATCAGATTGAACGGGAATATCTCGGGTTTTCCGAGCGTCCTACGTATGAGCACGCAACACGCATTGCAGCAGAGGTTTCGGCAGATTTTACCGCCGGACTTTATGATGAAGTATATTTGGTGTATACGTATTTTCGCTCGCCCATCAATCAACACCCGACACATTTGAAGTTGCTGCCGGCCCAGGCGCCGCAGGCGGCGGAAGAGGCGGCGCGGGACTTTATCTTTGAACCTTCGGCGGAATCCGTGCTGACAGTGCTTTTGCCTCGTTATCTGGAAACAGTCATTTATGGTGGACTGATGCAGGCTGCTGCTAGCGAATTGGGGTCCAGAATGACGGCTATGGGTTCAGCCACAGATAATGCGGAAGAGCTCATTCATAAACTGGTACTTAACTACAACAAGGTGCGTCAGGCTACGATTACCCGTGAAATCAGTGAAATTGTTGGCGGAGCGGAAGCGCTGAAGTAG
- the atpA gene encoding F0F1 ATP synthase subunit alpha, with protein MKMRPEEITSIIKQQIERYQVDLNVDDVGTVIEVGDGIARIHGLNQAMAGELLEFPHDVQGMVLNLEEDNVGAVLLGGEATIKEGDTVRRTGRIMEVPVGECMIGRVVNALGHAIDGKGEIQATEFRPVEHKAPGIADRQSVKEPLQTGIKAIDSMVPIGRGQRELIIGDRGTGKTAIAIDTILNQKGQGVICIYVAIGQKSSTVARVVRTLEENGAMEYTIVVVAAAADSAPLQYLAPYSGVAMGEYFMEKGGHVLCVYDDLSKQAQAYRAMSLLLRRPPGREAYPGDVFYLHSRLLERAAKVSDELGGGSITALPIIETLAGDLSAYIPTNVISITDGQIFLESELFYSGVRPAINAGLSVSRVGGSAQIKAMKQVAGSLRLDLAQYRELAAFAQFGSDLDKATKAVLDRGQRTMEMLKQPQYSPMPVEEQVMAIYVVINGFVDDVAVENVIAFEEDFLKFMRTNYAEVGKAIIEKKMLDKDTEAALQKAIKDFKDTFDPGAR; from the coding sequence ATGAAAATGAGACCCGAAGAAATAACATCCATTATTAAACAACAGATTGAGCGGTACCAAGTCGATCTGAATGTAGATGACGTTGGCACCGTTATTGAAGTCGGCGACGGCATTGCCCGCATTCATGGCCTTAATCAGGCTATGGCTGGAGAACTGCTGGAATTCCCGCATGATGTGCAGGGGATGGTCTTGAATTTGGAAGAAGACAATGTAGGGGCTGTGCTTCTTGGCGGTGAAGCTACCATCAAAGAAGGCGACACGGTGCGACGGACCGGTCGTATTATGGAAGTTCCTGTCGGGGAATGCATGATTGGCCGCGTCGTAAACGCCTTAGGTCATGCCATTGACGGCAAAGGTGAGATTCAGGCGACGGAGTTTCGACCTGTTGAACACAAGGCGCCTGGCATTGCCGACAGGCAGTCGGTCAAAGAACCGCTGCAGACTGGGATCAAGGCTATTGACTCCATGGTTCCTATCGGACGCGGCCAGCGTGAGCTGATCATCGGCGATCGGGGAACCGGTAAAACGGCGATTGCCATTGATACCATTTTGAATCAAAAAGGTCAAGGCGTTATTTGCATCTATGTAGCTATAGGACAAAAATCATCCACGGTGGCCCGTGTAGTGCGGACCTTGGAAGAAAACGGCGCCATGGAGTATACGATTGTGGTTGTAGCGGCTGCGGCAGACAGCGCGCCTCTTCAATACTTAGCTCCGTATTCCGGTGTGGCCATGGGCGAATATTTTATGGAAAAAGGCGGACATGTGTTGTGTGTCTATGACGATTTGTCCAAGCAGGCGCAAGCCTACCGGGCTATGTCGCTGTTATTGCGGCGTCCCCCAGGACGTGAAGCGTATCCAGGGGATGTTTTCTATTTGCATTCTCGCTTGTTGGAGCGGGCGGCGAAAGTATCGGACGAATTGGGTGGCGGTTCCATTACGGCTCTGCCGATTATCGAGACGTTGGCAGGCGACTTGTCCGCCTATATCCCGACAAACGTTATTTCCATTACTGATGGACAGATCTTCCTAGAAAGCGAACTGTTTTATTCCGGTGTACGCCCGGCCATTAACGCAGGCCTGTCTGTGTCCCGCGTAGGCGGGTCGGCGCAGATCAAGGCGATGAAACAAGTGGCTGGCAGTTTGCGCTTGGATTTGGCGCAATATCGTGAACTGGCTGCCTTTGCCCAGTTTGGGTCGGATTTGGATAAGGCGACCAAGGCGGTTCTGGATCGCGGCCAACGGACGATGGAAATGCTTAAGCAGCCGCAGTACTCGCCTATGCCGGTAGAAGAACAGGTTATGGCGATTTATGTTGTTATCAACGGTTTTGTGGATGACGTCGCGGTAGAAAATGTGATTGCTTTTGAAGAAGACTTCCTGAAGTTCATGCGCACGAACTACGCGGAAGTGGGCAAAGCCATCATCGAAAAGAAAATGCTGGACAAGGATACCGAGGCGGCCTTGCAAAAAGCCATCAAGGATTTCAAGGACACGTTTGACCCTGGGGCGAGGTGA
- a CDS encoding F0F1 ATP synthase subunit delta, with the protein MLNVRLAQKYAQALYELAQEQQCLPRVLQELEAVADSVQTQKELSVFLFHPRVDGAVKKETLQQIFGEVSELVHKFLCLLIDKRREALLPALVTEFRALAHAAQNMVEADVVTAIPLQERQKEALAARLGAMTGKTVLLRQRQDASLIGGAMVYIGGKRIDGSVKGQLERLKRNLASQDAMKSGVSERL; encoded by the coding sequence ATGCTGAACGTGAGGCTGGCGCAAAAGTATGCTCAAGCATTGTATGAATTGGCACAGGAGCAGCAATGTTTGCCTCGCGTTCTGCAAGAGTTAGAGGCAGTTGCTGACAGTGTGCAAACCCAGAAAGAACTTTCAGTCTTTCTTTTTCATCCTCGCGTGGATGGAGCAGTCAAAAAAGAAACGCTGCAGCAGATTTTTGGTGAAGTCAGTGAACTGGTGCATAAGTTTCTCTGCCTGCTCATCGATAAACGCCGGGAAGCATTGCTGCCTGCCTTAGTGACGGAATTTCGCGCTTTAGCGCATGCAGCGCAGAATATGGTAGAAGCAGATGTCGTAACGGCAATTCCCTTGCAAGAACGGCAAAAAGAAGCGTTAGCGGCGAGGCTGGGCGCGATGACAGGCAAAACAGTATTGCTTCGTCAGCGCCAAGATGCGTCGCTGATTGGCGGAGCAATGGTGTATATTGGCGGCAAGCGCATTGACGGCAGCGTGAAAGGACAATTGGAACGTCTGAAGCGCAACCTGGCAAGCCAGGACGCGATGAAGAGTGGGGTGAGTGAACGGTTATGA
- the atpF gene encoding F0F1 ATP synthase subunit B, translating to MIDLNATLLIQIFNFLLLVALLTKFAYKPLMSMLAEREQRIAGSLEAAEQERQEAAKLKEEYLKELAAARNQAQQIVEKANRLAEQNKEDLLQAAKEEHARLLKATQEELAREREKALQDLRSEVVALSVAAAGKILSQNLDAAAHAQLVDDFIEKLEHEKTGGLPC from the coding sequence TTGATTGATTTGAACGCGACGCTGCTGATTCAGATTTTCAATTTTCTGCTGTTAGTAGCTTTGTTGACAAAATTTGCTTACAAGCCGCTCATGTCCATGTTGGCGGAACGGGAGCAGCGCATTGCAGGCAGCTTGGAAGCGGCCGAGCAAGAGCGACAGGAAGCAGCTAAGCTGAAAGAAGAATATTTGAAAGAGCTGGCGGCTGCCAGAAATCAGGCCCAGCAGATTGTGGAAAAAGCCAACCGCTTGGCAGAGCAGAATAAGGAAGACCTTTTGCAAGCGGCTAAGGAAGAACATGCTCGTTTGCTTAAGGCGACGCAAGAAGAGCTGGCTCGGGAACGAGAAAAAGCATTGCAAGACCTGCGCAGTGAAGTAGTGGCTCTTTCGGTGGCGGCAGCTGGGAAAATTCTTTCCCAGAACCTGGATGCTGCGGCACATGCGCAGTTGGTAGATGATTTTATTGAGAAGCTGGAGCATGAAAAAACAGGTGGTTTGCCATGCTGA
- the atpE gene encoding F0F1 ATP synthase subunit C, giving the protein MEHAIMVAGAFIGAGLAIGLGAVGAGIGDGSVTAKAVEGIARQPEAKNTILINMLISVGLIESIPIIAAVIAIVLLYANPFLK; this is encoded by the coding sequence ATGGAACATGCAATTATGGTAGCGGGGGCATTTATTGGTGCAGGTTTGGCCATCGGTCTAGGCGCGGTAGGCGCCGGTATTGGTGACGGTTCGGTTACAGCGAAAGCGGTAGAGGGGATTGCCCGGCAGCCGGAAGCGAAGAACACGATTTTGATCAATATGCTCATTTCGGTAGGCTTGATCGAATCGATTCCGATCATTGCGGCGGTTATTGCTATTGTTTTACTGTACGCAAACCCCTTCTTGAAGTAA